The window tggagcagtaatgaactgaaccagctacacccagcaaaagaactctgagagatgactaagaaccattacattgaattcccaatccctatatttttgcctgccggcattttggatttcctaaccaggctaattatacaatatttcagagtccgattctttttatacagcaaaataacgatatggtcatgtatacttattttgtatttaatttatactttaatatatttaacatctactggtcatcctgccatctaggggaggggatgggggaaaggaggggaaaaattcgaacaaaaggtttggcaattgtcaatgctataaaattacccatgcatataacttgtaaataaaaagctattttaaaaaataaaataaaataaataaattaaagataaaaaaaaaaagattgagaatctgtccaaagagtttttgtttatgtcgtttatagttatagatattggatcacattaaaaataaaaactaattatgaatttgtagactctctgaaaggatttcagagattcccaggatgctctggaccagacttttgagaaccactgctctagaccatactttgagaaccactgtaccAAACCAAAGGatctgtgatgaaaaatgctatccacttccagtgAGGAAACCAACAaattctgaatacagactgaaccatacttcttttcttttcttttcttttcttttctttttggtctgagcTTTCCTTTACAATATGGGTAATATTTTGGGATTTTGGGGGGAATATTTGGGAAATGTTTTGCAATGACTTCACATGTATGAGAGATACCAAATTGTGCTCTGGAATTGTAATCAGTAATTGCACTGAGCAAAGTTCCCAAATTGTCTTTAAATACTGTCATTATTGGTAACTATTGTTTGTATAAAGGTCAAAGGtcaaggaatgagaaaaaaattattttctttcacatctattatttttttttaaattcatagatgAAATGCtaaggaataaagagaaagttAGAAAGAACATTCATAGGTTAGACAGAGCATTAACACTGAACATCAGACCAGTCCATTTCACCTTTCTACTAATATAGACTTAACAAGGCCAAATATagacttaaaaaggccaaaaaatatagacttaacAAGTGCCAAAAGGTGGATCAAGTGTCATTAGGTCAATGGTTGAACAAAATGAGCTCAAGGTCTTCATTTTATTGTTATCTAATTAAAACTGGCTCAAGATGGACTGCAAAAgcataaagaaattataaattcaCAGGGTTGTCCACTTCCTTTAGGAGAACTTTAACTGAGAATGAGATgaaagagcattaaaaaaaaaaaaaaaattacccaagttGTTTCAAAGTCAGCAGTGTTctaatctcttccttctccttttcttctcaggGCATTTTTATAAGAGTTTCATCTTTATTGGCCTGAAAAGGAGAACTGAATTTTAATCAGTCATGTAAGgtattattacttttaaattttcttatattttcaaatgaagtaaGTAAATCTGAATAAAGCAGAATTGATGGGATGGTGGGAAATCATGTATCATGTATGCTCATCTGATTGACATATCAATTGGTCTCCAAAATGGAAATTTCCCTCTATGTTATGGCTAGCATAAAACTAGACTATCTCAAACTATAGCCATTAAAGGAGCTTGGAAACTAAGATTTGCTTTTATctttgcttaatttcttttatttgcccACTTTGGAATTACATGTTAAAGGGAGTGTTATTCTGACTTTTACAAACACCCATACACATCCAACACATATAGATAATAACTACTTCAACATAACTGGTTTATTTTTAGttgtatgtgttttattttatacatttaaaaacatgaatctAAGAAGAGATCTATAGCTATGAGACGACTAAAGAAATCTGtgatacaaaaaagttaagaacccctatGTTAAGGCTATCATTTGGATCTAGATTGCTTTGTGAAATGCTGAATCAACAACATGAAGCAAATCTCAACCCAACAAATTTCTTCCACAAAGGAAATTTACAAAAACttaaggtttttaataaacaaatccCCCTAGGCTCCCAGGTCACAATGTCAAAACAAGCCAAAACAACTTCCACTATTCtccagaaggaaataaatattcaaCTTCCTTTAACACCAAATGTTGACCTTTTAAGATAATCACTTCACCTCCTCCTACAAGTATTACCAATTCAGAATTTAAAGCATATCAAAAAATGAAGGTTAGGATACAATCTAGAGAAAAGGCTCTTGAAAGATTGATTCTCTGGATTATTCTACCACATCAAACACATACTGTGTTTATCCCAAGTAAAAAACTGTCAATAATATGGACTACTTCCTGGAAGTGATTTGGCTGATGAAAACACTGATAACTTATAGCCtcaatgtggtacagtggaaaaacaCTGAATTCAGAATCTGACAAGATGGGTACAAATACTAGGTCTGATCCTAAAGTCAGGATGAACTGAGttttaaatccagtctcatatACTGAGTAACTGTGTGACTACTCTAAGCATGTTACTTAACTTcagtgtacctcagtttcctcatctgcaaaatggtgatACTAAAAAACTCTAACCTTaaaggactgttgtgaggattgaatgaagTAATATTCCTAAGTATGTGGCACAGTGCCTGACTTCTCTGCAAGTGAATAAAGAACAGGACTAAATCAAAGCTGTCAAACTCACTGcagcaaagtaaaacaaaactcttaagggaaggggaaaactaaactaaaaggtaaatgagaaatgtttaacaatagcaataacaaaaaaattaaaatacaacaacgataatattaatttgtgggtTTCTTAATAAATGACATAAGCACATAGTGACATTTCTATTCAAGTGTGACACCAATGGTCTAGCTAATCTCAATCCTGACTATAAGAGCATTGCCCTATTAATCTTATTACCCTCTCCTATGGGACCCATCTTCAGGGGCACAGCacagcagcaaagaattggaagcaaaTTAGATGCTCAATGATTGGGGCACAATTACCCAAGGTGTGGTACATGACAGCAACATTAAGAAATGGAATATGACTGTGCTGCAAGAATTGATGACTGTGATGAAGACAACAGACTGAAGTCAGCAGAGACAAGAAAACAATCTACATTAATGAGGACACACCAAAAATCAAAGTGAGAGCTGCAAACTTAGGGAACAAGCATGGCTCCAAAAAAAAGGTATGAGAAGATGTCCCTGGCCCTCTGCAGAGAGGGAGGTCCATAAAGGTGGCACCAAGcatattttttcagatttttttttttaatgtcttgatCAATTacatggattttttccccttttttctctggaaaaaaaaaaagcctctttgtTCTATTGGATGGCTCTCTGAGAGGGGAAGGATACAGTAATGTAAAAAACAATAGACGTcactaaaaacttatttttaagagAAGGCAGCGGATGCAAAAGTagtatctggagtcaggagaagctAATGACAAGCTGGGCCCCAACCCTCCATCTGGATCTGGAAAGTACCTGGGCCACAGGACAAAGCTGCACCAACAAAGGGAAGAACACTTCTACTAGAAGCTGTGTCAGGGAACAGATGCAAACCAGGCCTGCCCCCAAACCCCCAAGACCACTGACCCATCACAGAGAGAGAAGCAACTTCCGCTCCAGCCCTCAGGCTGTCCCCAACTTAAGGCCCATTGGTGAGGGCAAGAGTCCGGGAAGGCAGAATGAGTCCGAGTCAGGGTTGCCTTCAGGAAGGGGCTTGCTACTACTATCCTCACCCAGGGCGTATGATGAGGACACAGaataaagggagagggaaagaagcaaagagtgacagagagatgaagatgaagacagagaaacagaaacagagacagagacaaagtggCAAGTTATCCCAAGAGTTACATTGTAGCGGGATCTCCCCCAGGAGATCTCCAGGAAGTAGGTTCTGGTCCCCGACTCACTGGAGCTATCAAATGACACATTAATCATGATTACAATAATCCTCATGAGAATGGCTTGAAGATTCGCCTGCGTTAAacctatcatccccattttacagacagggaagCTGAGGCTCCCGAACTGACACAGGAGCTGCCAGGCAGCACTAAGGTGAAGCGGGCCAGGTGTGCCCCGCGAGTTCCCTGGTAATCACGGGCTATCCCAGCTCTCGGCCCCAGAAAGCGCAAAATAAATATTGCTCCCTCTACCCATTCATTCGTATAGGACTCCATAAAGGTCCAGAGCGCCGGCTTCCACTTAGCCGGGTGCTGGGGCCCGGGGCCCGGGGCCTACCCCCTTCCCACGCGCACGCGCACCCTGCCCGGGGCTGAGACGCCCCCTCCCTTCACGCGCTCGAGTGCGCGCACGCTTCCTCCCCCGCCCCCAGGCCTCGGGGACACCTCCCCACTCCGGCCTTGACGCTCGGATACTGAGAGCAAACAGAAGCTCCCAGTCCGTCTCGGCCCGGCGCTCGTGGGCTGTCAGGGGATTCGGCCAGGCTGAGTCGCTGACAGAGCCCGGCCCGGTTCCCTCACCTGGGTGTGCGTGTGCCCGTCGCCGCCTCTCTCCCGGCACGGCACGGGCCGAGCCCCGTCGCCCCCTCCTGGTCCCGCCCGGGGCCGCCACCGACAGCGCGGGGGCGGGCGGAGGAGGCCAGGATGACGGCGACCACGGCAGCCCGGTGGAGGTAGACGGAGAGGCGGGGCCTGCCTCCGCGGCGGCCGCGTCAACGACTGCGACGCGGGAAGGCCACGCCCCTCGACCTGCGCGCTCGCTAAGAGCGGAGCCTGCGTCTGGTGTGGGGGCGGAGCCTGTCCAAGAGAAGAGGCGGGGTTAGTTAGGGGCGGGACCAGGGTGGTGGAGAGGCAGGGCCTGCGTCTGGTGCAGGGCGGAGGAAGCGGGGCGGGGAAAGGGCGCGGTCGAGCTGTCCCAGGGTGAGAAAAGGACGAGTAACCTGCTTCAGAGCCTCCTCTGTTAAAAAAGCGCGCGAGGTTAGAGGGGTTCTCCAGCTCGTAGTCCCTGTAAATCCCCTCAGGGCAGGACTACCCCGGGAGGCAGGAAAGTTCCATTCCCTCTTCTGATACTGACTAGCAGGTAACCTCCCAGAGTTCGCCAGTCAtcgaacatttattaagcgcttccTAGGTGCCAAACGCAACTCCATTGTGAATTTCAAACTATTTTATCCTAGTCTGTGAAGGGCTATCCGCAGATAGCCATTGGATGAACTTTGGGATTCTTCGCCTCAAAGAAAACTGCTTTTCCACGAATAGGTGATGCTTTGTAAACAGCTGTATTAGTTGAAAGAGCTCATCAAAGCCATATctaaggggagagagaaaatgacttaCCCACTTAAAAGGATGAGAATCAACGGACTAACAAGGAGCAGGGAAACAGTTTTGTAGGGTGCAGATGCTCCTGAATGGACTAGTAACTTTGGTGCCTGCCAAAGTTACTCTCTAAACAcctgaattttcttccttctgtgtTCCCAAAAGAACACGCCCACTCTTTACCATAATTTTGAAATGCAATTTGGGGAGATTGTCTaggtttatatatgtattatgcatTTCATTATGCATGtgttttctttattgtatttgcttaTATCATTGTTTCTTTTGCCTTAATAAGTAAATGGTTATGTTAAAAATCCAAAAGCACCATTATTAAAAGGAACTAGTTGTGTATTTGGAAAACATACTCACTAGGGGCTCAAGAGCTAGAGAGGTAAGTGAGAAGTATATGTCTGGGACCCTAAGAGCATTTGAATGTAACCAGGTGTTGGTGGTAGCTGATATCTGGGAACGTGGGCTAGCTGGTGTGAGAGCAAGACGGAGGAGTAAGCCATACCGAGAAAGAAGTAGGGATATTTCACATGCCTAAGCGATCTATATTAGGGTATACGCCCTACACAGTGTGGGTATATCCCACTGGGTGTTTagaccccacttgtatcacaggTAAAGTATTACATTGTGGGAAGGGGCTTAGTATTAGAAGATATACTTCATGTGTTGCATAACAAAAACAGCATTTACTAAAATGGTGTAATAAGTAGCAGTAAAGCATCTAGGACATGTTCTTTCCCAAATACACTTATCAATGGGAACAGCAGATATAGTTAAGGAGTTCATGAGGAGTCACCCTGGAAAGTGTGACTCTGCAGAGCCATCAATGTTCTATTAATGTCATTGCTGATGTTATCTAGTGATATCATCACAAAAATCCCTACTTACTCATCTCTGTTGCTTATTGGTCACTACTTTGACAGATAAATCTTTGCTGGGTGGTATTTGATGCTAACCCCTACTGAAAGCTGCTCAGCTGCCAGCTCCCAATTCAACTAAATAATGGCCTACTCTTCCAAAATAGAGAAACAAGGCCTGCAGTGCTATTTTAGACCAATAGGCTTTTCTAGCTATTTTAGAGAAAGCAGAAACCCATACCTGGGACTAacaagaaagtttttctttttccctctttcttgacTACTGAAGCTTCTTGTATTCCTAGTATGAGATGCACAATCCACATGCCAAGCTCTTTAAAACAAAGAGCAAAGCCCTCCACCACCACCCCAACTAACTAATGCCCTCCCACTTAGTTTTGCCTTTGGATTCCTCTTCATCTTTACTTTGAACCAGAGTCTTGGTTCCCCCTAGCTTCTGGTGAACCTTCTATATCCTTATCCAATTTTAGTATCTGAAGGCTAAATTATATACCAGGTAATGATTATTTGTCCAATTACTACCAAACATTTCTGGGAGTCAGGGTTCCCCCGTTTTTTAAAATCCTCAGCTTCTTCTAGTCTCTGATGTAGGTAAGTGGGTAGAAAAACTCTATAAATTCTAGGCCCAGGGAGGAAGGCCATTGCCTCAGCCATTCATTTAGCCTTTTATATCTAGAAACATCTAGTAAAAGCCTGAAAAGTTCTTTACAGTATACTCTtctacatgaaaatatatttcccatTCTAAATGCCATCTAAGGGACCTAACAGCCCAGTTTCTTGGTAAGTAGGTACAATATTAGAACAAAACGAGACTGGCATAGAATATTCAGCAATTAACAAAAGATTTACTTAGCTATAGCAGGAGATGGATAAGGTGCAAGAATAGGCATTGAGAATCTTTTGAGTTGATTTAGCTCACTCTGATGCTTCCAACTCCAACCACCAGCCACACATTAATGGACCTTTTGTACTCCTTATGGCTACTTTATACTTAGACAATAAGGAAATGACATCAACAACAGTATGAGTGTTTGGTCTTTTGACTCAACCAAGTGTCAAGGAGAAGgaatcatactttttaaaaaggatattgcttctaatacaaagagaaaaaaaaagactatttggCCCATGGCATTGACATCTCTAAATATATTGATACAAATTTCATATTGACTATTGTCACAGTTGCCCTAAATTACAAAAATGTAACTTTCTGTCTCTAGAAGTGTTATCTctgtgacacagtggatagagct of the Sarcophilus harrisii chromosome 6, mSarHar1.11, whole genome shotgun sequence genome contains:
- the LOC116420061 gene encoding uncharacterized protein LOC116420061; this translates as MTSWAPTLHLDLESTWATGQSCTNKGKNTSTRSCVREQMQTRPAPKPPRPLTHHRERSNFRSSPQAVPNLRPIDREAEAPELTQELPGSTKPGAGARGPGPTPFPRARAPCPGLRRPLPSRARVRARFLPRPQASGTPPHSGLDARILRANRSSQSVSARRSWAVRGFGQAESLTEPGPVPSPGCACARRRLSPGTARAEPRRPLLVPPGAATDSAGAGGGGQDDGDHGSPVEVDGEAGPASAAAASTTATREGHAPRPARSLRAEPASGVGAEPVQEKRRVCEGLSADSHWMNFGILRLKENCFSTNR